Proteins co-encoded in one Lynx canadensis isolate LIC74 chromosome C1, mLynCan4.pri.v2, whole genome shotgun sequence genomic window:
- the LOC115520942 gene encoding olfactory receptor 2A12-like, whose amino-acid sequence MQSLGKENHSFVSEFILLGFSSESQVRIALFSFFLLLYLIILLGNGLIITLIYMDSHLHTPMYFFLSILSLVDMSYVTTTMPQMLINMVCPKKTISWGACVAQMFIFLVLGIAECVLYAIMAYDRYVAICFPLHYPLLMGRSICIKMVTGCWAISIAGALIYTVFTMRLPYCGPYKINHFFCEVPAVLKLACADTSFNDHLDFILGFTLLLVPFSLILVSYVCIFASILRIHSSHGRLKSFSTCASHITVVIMFYGPAMIMYMRPGSWYDPKRDKKLALFYNVVSAFLNPIIYSLRNKDVKGAFLNVFGNRRASQ is encoded by the coding sequence ATGCAGAGCCTCGGCAAGGAGAACCACAGCTTTGTATCTGAGTTCATCCTCCTTGGTTTCTCCAGTGAGTCACAGGTCAGAATAGCCctgttctccttcttccttctcctctacCTCATCATTCTTCTGGGCAATGGACTCATCATCACCCTGATCTACATGGACTCACACCTCCACACACCCATGTActtctttctcagcatcctctcCTTGGTGGACATGAGCTATGTCACTACCACCATGCCCCAGATGTTGATTAATATGGTGTGTCCAAAGAAAACCATCTCCTGGGGAGCTTGTGTAGCCCAAATGTTCATCTTCTTGGTCCTGGGCATTGCTGAGTGTGTGCTCTATGCCATTATGGCCTATGACAGGTATGTGGCCATTTGCTTCCCCCTTCACTATCCCTTGCTCATGGGCCGCTCCATTTGTATCAAGATGGTCACAGGCTGTTGGGCCATTAGCATAGCTGGGGCCCTGATCTACACTGTCTTCACCATGCGTCTGCCTTATTGTGGCCCCTACAAGATAAACCACTTCTTTTGTGAGGTCCCTGCCGTCCTAAAGTTGGCCTGTGCAGACACATCCTTCAATGACCATTTGGACTTCATCTTGGGTTTCACCCTGCTCTTGGTCCCATTCTCCCTCATCCTGGTCTCTTATGTCTGCATCTTTGCCTCCATCTTAAGAATCCACTCATCCCACGGGAGGCTCAAGTCTTTCTCCACATGTGCCTCCCACATTACTGTGGTCATTATGTTCTATGGGCCAGCCATGATAATGTACATGAGGCCTGGCTCCTGGTATGACCCAAAGCGGGACAAGAAGCTAGCTCTGTTCTACAATGTTGTCTCTGCCTTCCTCAACCCCATCATCTACAGCCTCCGGAACAAAGATGTAAAGGGGGCCTTTCTGAATGTATTTGGTAACAGAAGGGCATCTCAGTGA